Part of the Sulfobacillus acidophilus DSM 10332 genome, TTGAATAATATCAGAGTACACTAACAATTGGAACACCTGTACCGGTATTGGTGTAGGTTGGGATTGTCGGTGGAAACCGAGGAGGTGTCACGATGCAAGACCGATTGGCCATTGTGTGTTCCAAGGGCACGCTGGATATGGCATATCCTCCCTTTGTGCTGGCGACGGCCGCAGCCGCGATGGACATGGAGTGTATGCTGTTTTTTACCTTTTGGGGATTAGACATCATTAACCGCCATAAAATTGACTCGCTGGAAATTTCTATTGCGTCCAATCCCGGCATGCCTGCTCTGGCGAAAGTCGCGGGTGTGGTGCCCGGGGGGACCCATATGGTGAGCACCATGATGAAAAGTCAGTTTGCCAAATCGAATGTGATGAGCATTCGGGAGTTTGTGGGAACCGCCAAAGAGATGGGGGTCCACATGGTCGCTTGCCAGATGTCGATGGACGTCATGGGCGTCAAGCGGGAAGACCTGATACCGGAAGTGGAAGATGTGGTAGGGGCCGCGACGTTTCTGGATTTTGCCCGCGAGGCGAAAATCAGCCTCTTTGTCTAGCCGGCTTTACCGACTGCTGAAAGAAAGAAGGGATGACGTTGCCGTCAAACCTGTATCAAGACGTGCCGTATGAAGAGAAACAGCGCTTATTTGAACAGGTCAAGGCTGATCCGCGCTACAAAGACTACTTGTACGGCTGTTATGAATGCGGCATTTGCGTGGCGGCTTGCCCCTCGGCCCGGTTTTATGATTTTTCCCCACGCAAAATTGCCCAGACTCTCGCTCGTGAGGACATTGAATTATTTTACGAACAGTTGAATGACGACGTGTGGAATTGCTCGCAATGTTTTTCCTGCTTGCGGTGTCCCCGACAAAACAACCCCGGCGGACTAATCACCATTATGCGCGAAGTGGCCGTCAATAACGGACTGAAAACCACAAAAGAGGCGCTGGCCGGCTACACGCGGATTATCTACAAGATTATGACCACCGGTACTCAGGTCTCCCCGGATATGTTACAAGAAGACGCGTTTCCTGATTGGGGCCCCCAGGTTAAGGAAGTGGCCCAAAATCTGGAACTTTGGCGTCGTGCTTTGCCTCCCGAAACCTTACACACCACCGGACTCTCCTGGCAAGTGGAAGAACGCACCATGTTAGAGCTCTATACCATTTGGAAACTGACCGGGGTACTCGATATGATTACCGAACTGGATGAGGGGCTACACGACATCATGGAAGAAGTGATGGACGACGCGCTGGAAGAAAGCGGGTTTCAAGTCCAGTAAGGACTTGGGAGGAGGATAATCACATGGATTCCATCGATTTGCCGATTGTTCGTCGGGGAACCGTACCCGAAACCCAGAGGACCTTTACGCCGGACCCGGAGACGGCGCGAGACGAAGACCTGCGTGAAGCGATTTGGGAGCTGGGCCGGGAAGGCGAATGGATCGTCCAGCCGGTACCCGAGCCCTTTTATGAAGCCAAGACCAAGTATGGCCGGACCAAAAAAATTCCTTTGCAGAAGACCTGGCATC contains:
- a CDS encoding hypothetical protein (PFAM: DsrE/DsrF-like family~COGs: COG2210 conserved hypothetical protein~KEGG: dbr:Deba_2661 hypothetical protein~SPTR: Putative uncharacterized protein), whose product is MQDRLAIVCSKGTLDMAYPPFVLATAAAAMDMECMLFFTFWGLDIINRHKIDSLEISIASNPGMPALAKVAGVVPGGTHMVSTMMKSQFAKSNVMSIREFVGTAKEMGVHMVACQMSMDVMGVKREDLIPEVEDVVGAATFLDFAREAKISLFV
- a CDS encoding hypothetical protein (COGs: COG1150 Heterodisulfide reductase subunit C~KEGG: bts:Btus_2498 hypothetical protein~SPTR: Putative uncharacterized protein) is translated as MPSNLYQDVPYEEKQRLFEQVKADPRYKDYLYGCYECGICVAACPSARFYDFSPRKIAQTLAREDIELFYEQLNDDVWNCSQCFSCLRCPRQNNPGGLITIMREVAVNNGLKTTKEALAGYTRIIYKIMTTGTQVSPDMLQEDAFPDWGPQVKEVAQNLELWRRALPPETLHTTGLSWQVEERTMLELYTIWKLTGVLDMITELDEGLHDIMEEVMDDALEESGFQVQ